In Zunongwangia profunda SM-A87, the following proteins share a genomic window:
- a CDS encoding endonuclease/exonuclease/phosphatase family protein has translation MKLRRFFQIFGILTIVLTIFPFVAADYWWIRVFDFPHVQLTVLTIVALLLYFIKFNFRWIEDYILVIVLLICIVVQMGKIYPYTPLSPTEIGDSGNHKKSIKLLTANVLQKNKDHQSILKEVDRLDPDLLILDEANLKWVKDISPYLSKVYPYKKEVPLDNTYGKLFYSKFKLLDPKVHFMVEDSIPSIDTKLLFGGDTLQFYSIHPTPPMPQHNPSSSDRDAEMMKIALRTYDAHYPVIVMGDFNDVAWSQTTRIFRKVGGLLDLRIGRGFFNTFSANNFIMRWPLDHVFTTEEFRVKRIEVGHDIGSDHFPAFAEITYEPERAQEQIPEPPTENQLKNARKQIKAEQEEDQEKAEKNM, from the coding sequence ATGAAACTACGCCGCTTTTTTCAGATCTTTGGTATTCTTACCATCGTGCTAACTATTTTTCCATTTGTTGCCGCCGATTACTGGTGGATTCGTGTTTTTGATTTTCCACATGTTCAATTAACAGTCCTAACTATTGTAGCCTTATTACTGTATTTTATCAAATTTAATTTTCGATGGATAGAAGACTATATATTGGTTATCGTCCTTCTAATATGCATCGTGGTACAAATGGGTAAAATTTATCCTTATACCCCGCTTAGTCCAACCGAAATTGGAGATAGTGGTAACCATAAGAAAAGTATCAAATTGCTCACCGCAAATGTTCTACAAAAAAACAAAGATCACCAGTCCATATTAAAAGAAGTAGATCGTTTAGATCCAGATCTTTTGATCCTGGATGAAGCCAATTTAAAGTGGGTTAAGGACATTTCACCCTATCTTTCTAAAGTATATCCCTATAAGAAAGAGGTGCCTTTAGACAATACTTACGGAAAATTATTTTATTCCAAATTTAAACTCCTAGATCCTAAAGTTCATTTTATGGTAGAAGACAGTATCCCTTCCATAGATACAAAACTGCTTTTTGGGGGAGACACCCTACAGTTCTATAGTATACATCCAACCCCGCCCATGCCTCAGCATAACCCGAGTTCCTCAGATCGCGATGCTGAAATGATGAAAATCGCACTTAGAACTTATGATGCCCACTATCCGGTGATTGTTATGGGGGATTTTAACGATGTGGCCTGGTCCCAAACGACCAGGATTTTTAGAAAGGTTGGCGGCTTACTGGATTTACGTATTGGCAGGGGCTTCTTTAATACTTTCAGTGCTAATAACTTTATTATGCGGTGGCCATTAGACCATGTTTTTACTACGGAAGAATTTAGGGTTAAACGCATTGAAGTCGGACATGATATTGGCTCTGATCATTTTCCCGCCTTTGCCGAAATCACTTATGAACCGGAAAGGGCACAGGAACAAATACCTGAACCACCCACTGAAAATCAGCTAAAAAATGCCAGAAAGCAAATTAAGGCTGAACAGGAAGAAGACCAGGAAAAAGCTGAAAAAAATATGTAA
- a CDS encoding mechanosensitive ion channel family protein encodes MIQLNEDIKQLSCLLEDFLLKNGVNYNIAHYANLLLNILVLILIILGINYLIKRFVIQTFKTFTDKTKTTFDDFLIQSNFPRYVGQILPLMALYYLMPIIFVDYSAILAIFDKLFDLYVIILVVWICRSILRTSKHYLKTLRQFNDKPVDSYIQVVMILVWVIGLMFIFAEITGESVRSFIISLGAASAVLILVFKDTILGFVASIQVAVNDIVRIGDWITFDKYGADGNVTEISLATVRVQNWDNTFTTIPTYSLISESFQNWRGMQESPGRRIKRAVYIKQNSVKFMTSENLEELKKVALIKKYITSRQEEINKFNTDNNIDKSLPLNGRNQTNLGIFRKYVDSYLNEHSAIHKELYIIVRHQAPTDKGIPIEILCFSRDKRWENFEYITADIFDHVIAAIPYFGLQLFESPSGDDITKLYGFQQEN; translated from the coding sequence ATGATTCAATTAAATGAAGATATAAAGCAACTATCCTGTTTGCTTGAAGATTTTTTACTGAAAAATGGTGTTAATTATAATATTGCTCATTACGCCAATCTATTGCTTAATATTCTTGTATTAATCCTAATTATTCTTGGAATTAATTATCTTATTAAGCGCTTTGTAATACAAACATTTAAGACTTTTACAGATAAAACAAAAACAACTTTTGATGATTTTTTGATTCAAAGTAACTTTCCGCGGTATGTAGGTCAGATCTTACCTTTAATGGCGCTTTATTATCTGATGCCTATCATTTTCGTGGATTATTCGGCAATACTAGCTATTTTCGATAAACTCTTCGATCTTTATGTAATTATCCTGGTTGTCTGGATATGTAGAAGTATACTAAGAACATCCAAGCACTACCTAAAAACCTTACGTCAGTTTAATGATAAACCGGTAGATAGCTATATTCAGGTAGTCATGATTTTGGTTTGGGTCATTGGGCTCATGTTTATTTTTGCTGAAATTACCGGAGAATCTGTTCGCAGTTTCATTATTTCTTTAGGTGCGGCTTCGGCAGTTCTAATTTTAGTATTTAAAGATACCATTCTTGGATTTGTCGCCTCAATTCAGGTTGCCGTTAACGATATTGTTAGAATTGGTGATTGGATTACTTTTGATAAATATGGTGCCGACGGTAATGTGACCGAAATAAGTCTTGCCACCGTAAGAGTTCAAAACTGGGATAACACCTTTACTACGATTCCGACCTACAGCTTAATTTCAGAATCTTTTCAGAACTGGCGAGGTATGCAGGAATCTCCCGGTCGTCGAATAAAAAGAGCGGTTTATATTAAGCAGAATTCCGTGAAATTTATGACTTCTGAAAATTTGGAAGAACTTAAAAAGGTGGCTCTCATTAAAAAATATATAACGTCAAGACAGGAGGAAATCAATAAATTTAACACCGACAATAATATTGATAAATCGCTTCCTCTAAACGGGAGAAATCAAACCAATTTAGGGATTTTTAGAAAATATGTTGATTCTTATTTAAATGAACATTCTGCCATTCATAAAGAACTTTATATCATCGTAAGACATCAGGCCCCTACAGATAAAGGGATTCCGATCGAAATTCTGTGTTTTAGCCGTGATAAAAGGTGGGAAAACTTTGAATATATCACTGCAGATATTTTTGATCATGTGATCGCCGCCATTCCTTATTTTGGATTGCAGTTATTTGAATCCCCCTCTGGAGACGATATCACAAAATTATACGGATTTCAACAAGAGAATTAA
- a CDS encoding DUF3817 domain-containing protein → MDKEKVIRLFKIISTLEAISFLVLLLVAMPLKYIWEMPEMVRMVGMAHGVLFILYILGAYYLYEILNWKLKQLFIVVLCSVLPLGPFYAERKYL, encoded by the coding sequence ATGGATAAAGAAAAAGTTATTCGTTTATTTAAGATCATTAGCACCTTAGAGGCCATATCATTTTTAGTCTTATTACTGGTTGCCATGCCGCTCAAATATATTTGGGAAATGCCAGAAATGGTGCGTATGGTAGGAATGGCACATGGGGTATTATTTATTCTATATATCCTGGGCGCCTATTATTTATATGAAATTTTAAATTGGAAACTAAAGCAGCTTTTTATTGTAGTACTGTGTTCAGTTTTACCCTTGGGACCATTTTATGCTGAAAGAAAATATTTATAA
- the galE gene encoding UDP-glucose 4-epimerase GalE, with product MSGKILVTGGLGFIGSHTVVALQQKGYDVVIIDNLSNSSIDVLAGITRITEKTPEFEKLDLREKSAVRDFFEKYTDIEGVIHFAASKAVGESVQNPLLYYENNLASLIYLLQELSKKDKANFIFSSSCTVYGQADELPIKEESPVKKAESPYGNTKQIGEEIIIDSCKVAEGLKAISLRYFNPIGAHHSAEIGELPLGTPQNLVPFITQTAIGKRKELSIFGDDYPTEDGTCIRDYIHVMDLAEAHVAALTRLLENEEAPKYEVFNLGTGKGSSVLEVVHSFENATDEKLNYKIAPRREGDVIAAYADTTKANKILGWKADTDLDTALASAWKWEKRVKEKEDLD from the coding sequence ATGAGTGGAAAAATATTAGTGACCGGAGGCCTTGGTTTTATTGGTTCACATACCGTGGTCGCACTTCAACAAAAAGGTTATGATGTTGTCATTATAGACAATTTGTCTAACTCTTCTATCGACGTATTAGCCGGAATAACCAGGATTACGGAAAAAACACCTGAATTTGAAAAACTTGATCTTAGAGAGAAAAGTGCTGTAAGGGATTTTTTTGAAAAATATACTGATATTGAAGGCGTGATTCATTTTGCAGCTTCTAAAGCAGTAGGTGAGAGTGTGCAAAACCCGTTATTATATTACGAAAACAATCTTGCCTCATTAATCTATCTACTTCAGGAATTAAGTAAAAAAGACAAAGCGAATTTTATTTTTAGCAGCTCCTGCACAGTGTATGGACAAGCTGATGAGTTACCGATAAAAGAAGAATCTCCTGTAAAGAAAGCAGAATCTCCCTACGGAAATACCAAACAAATAGGTGAAGAAATTATTATAGATAGCTGCAAAGTTGCTGAGGGATTAAAAGCAATTTCTCTGCGATATTTTAACCCTATTGGAGCGCATCATTCGGCTGAAATAGGAGAGCTACCTCTCGGAACTCCTCAAAATTTAGTTCCGTTTATTACACAAACGGCCATTGGCAAACGCAAAGAGTTATCCATTTTTGGAGATGATTATCCAACTGAAGATGGTACCTGTATTAGAGATTATATTCATGTAATGGATTTAGCAGAAGCTCATGTAGCTGCGTTAACCAGACTTTTGGAAAATGAAGAAGCGCCAAAATACGAGGTCTTTAACCTGGGAACAGGAAAGGGCAGTTCGGTTTTAGAAGTAGTCCATTCTTTTGAAAACGCTACAGATGAAAAATTGAATTACAAAATAGCGCCGCGTAGGGAAGGAGACGTAATAGCGGCTTATGCCGATACTACTAAAGCTAATAAAATTTTAGGCTGGAAAGCCGATACCGATCTTGATACCGCTTTAGCAAGTGCATGGAAATGGGAGAAGAGAGTTAAAGAAAAAGAAGATCTAGATTAA
- a CDS encoding YqaE/Pmp3 family membrane protein: MSILTIILNILLPPLAVYMKHGVGTTLLISIVLTIIGWIPGVIHAFLVNGTR, encoded by the coding sequence ATGTCTATTTTAACAATCATTCTGAATATTCTTTTACCACCTCTTGCAGTGTATATGAAACACGGTGTGGGCACTACTTTACTTATCAGTATTGTTTTAACTATTATTGGTTGGATACCTGGTGTAATTCATGCCTTTTTAGTGAATGGTACGAGATAA
- a CDS encoding DUF1206 domain-containing protein, with product MNSKLKKIARTGYVAKGSVYAITGILTFLAAFNMGGQKAGKFQALEFLEKQSFGNAILIVMGIGLLCYVIWRAIQVFQDPENIGSDKKGKVKRAAFGVSALIYLALAVSAFMKVINAGGSSGSGSQSPGFMTGQVGVFIFAAIGIAVIGAGINQIKKAYTKSFLSKFDYKSISEEKRRKTIKNTGLMGLIARGVIFFILGYFFIRAAIESNTSEIKSTTDAFSFLQDSSYGQYLLGAVAAGLVCYGIYMFMMAKYRKFKA from the coding sequence ATGAACTCAAAATTAAAGAAAATTGCACGTACGGGATATGTGGCAAAAGGATCGGTTTATGCTATAACAGGTATACTTACTTTCTTAGCCGCTTTTAATATGGGCGGACAAAAAGCCGGAAAATTTCAGGCTTTAGAATTTCTGGAAAAACAATCTTTTGGAAACGCGATATTAATCGTAATGGGTATTGGTCTTTTATGTTATGTTATATGGAGGGCCATACAGGTATTTCAAGATCCTGAAAATATCGGCAGCGATAAAAAAGGAAAAGTGAAGAGAGCGGCCTTTGGGGTAAGTGCTTTGATTTATCTGGCTTTGGCCGTTTCTGCATTTATGAAAGTAATAAATGCCGGAGGAAGTTCCGGAAGTGGCAGCCAAAGTCCTGGTTTTATGACCGGCCAAGTTGGAGTCTTTATATTTGCAGCTATCGGGATTGCAGTTATTGGAGCCGGAATCAACCAGATTAAAAAAGCTTATACGAAAAGCTTTCTTTCCAAATTTGATTACAAGTCAATTTCAGAAGAAAAGAGAAGGAAAACCATTAAAAATACCGGTTTAATGGGGCTTATTGCCCGTGGGGTGATTTTCTTTATTTTAGGTTACTTTTTTATAAGGGCAGCCATCGAATCCAATACTTCGGAAATTAAAAGTACTACTGATGCTTTTTCCTTTCTTCAGGACTCTTCCTATGGTCAATACTTATTAGGAGCGGTGGCAGCCGGATTGGTGTGTTATGGTATTTATATGTTTATGATGGCTAAGTATCGTAAATTTAAAGCTTAA
- a CDS encoding YqaA family protein: MKKDAKSRKKSRLRLMHQYYKYTGFYSFVWKSIKKAILPIILFVGALFALDRFVIDIEDTLVMVTQTYSPIVILSIFFASESLLGLIPPELFIAWAGKSVSPILYLSFLAVASYVGGIVSYYIGRGITKIPSVHEAMELKLAQHIKNTRKWGGFLIIVGALLPIPFSITSIAAGIINFPFSSYLMFGLLRFVRFYLYALVIFEMV, encoded by the coding sequence ATGAAGAAAGATGCGAAGTCTAGGAAAAAATCAAGACTGCGCTTAATGCACCAATACTACAAGTATACCGGTTTTTATAGTTTTGTTTGGAAAAGTATCAAAAAAGCTATTTTACCCATTATATTATTTGTTGGTGCTTTATTTGCTTTAGACCGTTTTGTCATTGATATAGAAGATACTTTGGTGATGGTAACCCAAACCTACTCACCTATCGTCATCCTAAGCATCTTTTTTGCCAGCGAATCACTATTAGGATTAATTCCGCCTGAATTGTTTATCGCCTGGGCAGGCAAATCTGTTAGCCCCATTTTATATTTATCTTTTTTAGCAGTTGCTTCTTATGTTGGAGGAATTGTTTCTTATTATATCGGCCGGGGTATTACTAAAATACCAAGCGTTCACGAGGCCATGGAATTAAAATTAGCACAGCATATTAAAAACACCCGAAAATGGGGTGGATTTTTGATTATCGTGGGGGCTTTATTGCCTATTCCTTTTTCTATCACAAGTATTGCTGCAGGGATTATTAACTTTCCATTTAGCAGTTACTTAATGTTTGGCTTGCTACGATTTGTTCGTTTTTATCTATATGCCCTTGTAATTTTCGAAATGGTTTAA
- a CDS encoding SDR family oxidoreductase, whose protein sequence is MNNLKGKVAFITGGSKGIGYGVAEALLNQGFKVAITSRSLEAAREAAKELESKGEIIGLEADVRNYESQQKAVQSAVDKFGKIDLLVANAGVGKFNSIEDMTPEEWNATIETNLTGVFYSVKSTLSELVKTEGYIVTISSLAGTNYFAGGAAYNASKFGLTGFSQAVMLDLRQKGVKVSTIMPGSVATHFNGHTPSDEDAWKIQKEDIGELVVDLMKMNPRTLPSKIEVRPSQPPKK, encoded by the coding sequence ATGAATAATTTAAAAGGAAAAGTGGCATTTATTACTGGCGGGAGTAAAGGTATTGGCTATGGAGTTGCAGAAGCACTGTTAAACCAGGGCTTTAAGGTAGCAATTACCAGCCGTTCTTTGGAAGCCGCCCGTGAAGCTGCAAAAGAATTAGAAAGTAAAGGAGAAATTATTGGTTTAGAAGCTGATGTTAGAAATTATGAAAGTCAGCAAAAAGCAGTACAGTCTGCCGTTGATAAATTCGGAAAAATAGATCTTTTAGTGGCTAATGCCGGAGTAGGAAAATTTAATTCTATAGAAGATATGACTCCTGAAGAATGGAATGCTACGATCGAAACCAATCTTACCGGGGTATTCTATAGCGTGAAATCTACTTTAAGCGAATTAGTAAAAACCGAAGGTTATATCGTTACGATTTCAAGTCTGGCAGGAACCAATTACTTTGCTGGTGGTGCAGCATATAACGCCAGTAAATTTGGTTTAACCGGTTTTTCTCAGGCAGTAATGTTAGATTTAAGACAAAAAGGGGTAAAAGTGAGTACGATTATGCCGGGATCTGTGGCCACGCATTTTAACGGACACACGCCAAGTGATGAAGACGCCTGGAAAATACAGAAAGAAGATATTGGCGAACTGGTAGTGGATTTAATGAAAATGAATCCCCGAACTTTACCAAGTAAAATTGAGGTAAGACCATCTCAACCACCAAAAAAATAA
- a CDS encoding ArsR/SmtB family transcription factor produces the protein MGVTKSEIFSESQNQIATIAKVLGHPARIAILQQIIKSKSCICGDLVMEIGLAQPTISQHLRELKNIGVIKGDIEGTRVCYCINEKKWGEIRDVLVSFFQQDIIGKECC, from the coding sequence ATGGGAGTTACAAAATCAGAAATTTTTAGTGAAAGTCAGAATCAAATTGCCACGATTGCCAAAGTCTTGGGGCATCCGGCTAGAATTGCTATACTGCAGCAAATCATCAAATCCAAAAGTTGTATTTGTGGGGATCTGGTGATGGAGATTGGCCTGGCCCAGCCCACTATTTCACAGCACCTTCGGGAATTAAAGAATATTGGTGTTATCAAAGGAGATATTGAAGGAACTCGTGTTTGTTATTGCATAAACGAAAAAAAATGGGGTGAAATTCGTGATGTACTTGTTAGCTTTTTTCAGCAGGATATCATCGGAAAGGAGTGTTGTTAG
- a CDS encoding ArsO family NAD(P)H-dependent flavin-containing monooxygenase, which translates to MIYDVVIVGGGQSALACAYYLRRTSLDYIILDANKNCGGSWGQNWEHLDLFSAAQHSSLPGWLMPKTKNEYPTKEETIAYLCQYEKRYDLPIKRGVKITNIEKENGLYLLKSTGENFKSKVIIAATGTQSKPLIPEVTGIKKFKGKQLHSSKYRKAEDFINKKVLVVGEGNSGAQILAQLSKETETKWAVKNTPEFLPDDVDGKDLFDQASAKYKSKKEGKEFKPQNYNIGSIVMVPQVKEARDRGVYKDFKNIEKLTETGVQWQNGEWEDFDIILWCTGFGYATDYLKNITEIQQNGKIATKGTAALYGDGLWLVGFGQWTGFASATLIGVGRSARKTVTEIKAYLEVSK; encoded by the coding sequence ATGATTTATGATGTTGTTATTGTTGGTGGAGGGCAAAGTGCACTTGCCTGCGCCTATTATTTAAGACGAACTTCGCTGGACTATATCATTTTAGATGCTAATAAAAATTGTGGTGGTTCCTGGGGACAAAACTGGGAGCATTTAGACTTGTTCTCTGCGGCTCAGCATAGTTCTTTACCGGGTTGGCTTATGCCAAAGACCAAAAACGAATATCCTACTAAAGAAGAAACAATAGCGTATTTATGCCAATATGAAAAGCGTTATGATTTACCGATAAAAAGAGGTGTTAAAATCACTAATATTGAAAAAGAAAACGGATTATACCTTCTGAAAAGTACCGGGGAAAACTTCAAATCTAAAGTTATCATTGCAGCTACCGGTACACAATCCAAACCACTAATTCCTGAAGTCACCGGAATAAAAAAATTTAAGGGAAAACAACTCCATTCTTCGAAGTATCGTAAAGCAGAAGATTTTATCAATAAAAAAGTTTTGGTCGTAGGTGAGGGGAATAGCGGAGCTCAGATACTGGCACAACTTTCAAAAGAGACTGAAACGAAATGGGCGGTTAAAAATACTCCCGAATTTTTACCTGATGATGTAGATGGTAAAGATTTATTTGACCAGGCTTCAGCAAAATATAAATCCAAAAAGGAGGGCAAAGAGTTTAAGCCACAAAACTACAACATCGGTAGTATTGTTATGGTTCCACAGGTGAAAGAGGCAAGAGATCGCGGAGTTTATAAAGATTTCAAAAATATTGAAAAGCTTACCGAAACTGGCGTACAATGGCAAAATGGAGAATGGGAAGATTTTGATATCATATTATGGTGTACAGGTTTTGGCTATGCTACAGATTATCTGAAAAATATTACTGAAATTCAGCAAAACGGAAAAATAGCTACGAAAGGCACAGCAGCTTTATATGGCGATGGCTTGTGGCTTGTAGGTTTTGGACAATGGACGGGGTTCGCCTCGGCAACTTTAATTGGTGTTGGCCGCTCGGCCAGAAAAACAGTGACCGAAATTAAAGCATATCTGGAGGTTTCTAAATAG
- a CDS encoding SDR family oxidoreductase, with amino-acid sequence MKIEGKTVIITGASSGIGEATAKKLAKEGANVVISARREDRLKSLKEAIEKEGGKALVVTADVTKKEDFEKIVSETKSKFGSIDALVNNAGLMPLSYVKNLHTDEWNTMVDVNIKGVLNGVAAVLPTMKEQKSGHIINISSSAGNKIYPGGAVYCATKAAVKMFTEGLRMELAPNFGIKATSIEPGAVDTELTDTITDEEIKKDFVSSLQELTPLESEDIAEAIYYALSQPGRANINEVYVMPTQQQQ; translated from the coding sequence ATGAAAATTGAAGGAAAAACAGTGATCATTACCGGAGCTTCCAGTGGAATAGGGGAAGCTACTGCAAAAAAATTAGCAAAAGAAGGTGCTAATGTGGTGATTTCAGCCAGAAGGGAAGATCGATTAAAATCATTAAAAGAAGCGATCGAAAAAGAGGGTGGTAAAGCACTGGTGGTAACTGCAGATGTTACTAAAAAAGAAGATTTTGAAAAAATAGTAAGTGAAACCAAAAGTAAATTCGGGAGTATTGATGCGCTTGTCAATAATGCAGGACTAATGCCGCTTTCTTACGTTAAGAATTTACATACCGATGAGTGGAATACCATGGTAGATGTAAATATTAAAGGCGTACTAAACGGTGTAGCCGCTGTTTTACCGACGATGAAAGAACAAAAATCCGGACATATTATAAATATTTCATCTTCTGCCGGAAATAAAATATATCCCGGTGGTGCTGTTTATTGTGCAACAAAAGCAGCAGTAAAAATGTTTACGGAAGGCCTAAGAATGGAATTAGCACCAAACTTTGGCATTAAAGCAACTTCTATTGAACCTGGCGCAGTGGATACCGAATTAACTGATACCATTACCGATGAAGAAATTAAAAAAGATTTTGTTTCCAGTTTACAGGAATTAACGCCTTTAGAATCGGAAGATATCGCTGAAGCTATTTATTACGCACTTTCACAACCGGGCAGGGCTAATATCAATGAAGTGTATGTGATGCCAACGCAGCAGCAACAATAA
- a CDS encoding NADP-dependent oxidoreductase, with protein sequence MNKVITLKERPSGKPDEKNFELKKEEKPALEDGEILLESKYISVDPYLRGRMRDEDSYITPFKLNEPLSSMVVAKIVESKNDEFQEGDHVSGMLQWKQFQKHTGEDLNKITNKKVPLSAYLGILGLTGLTAYLALKNIGKLKEGETLLVSGAAGAVGSVVGQIGKIKGCRVVGIAGTDEKIDHIKSDFGFDAGINYKTTEDMAKAIKEHCPDGVDVYFDNVGGEILDAAMQNINDFARIINCGAISIYNKEEVPKGMRLEGIMVKKRALMQGFIVRDHADEFQEAIKQLGSWLADDKLKFDETRREGFENVPKAFIEIFEGKNTGKMLVEV encoded by the coding sequence ATGAATAAGGTTATCACATTAAAAGAACGTCCTTCCGGCAAACCGGATGAGAAAAATTTTGAGTTAAAAAAAGAGGAAAAACCAGCACTTGAAGACGGGGAAATTTTATTAGAATCTAAATATATCTCTGTAGATCCTTATCTAAGGGGTAGAATGCGCGATGAAGATTCATACATAACGCCATTTAAGTTAAACGAGCCATTGTCTTCTATGGTGGTTGCTAAAATAGTGGAATCTAAAAATGATGAATTTCAGGAAGGAGATCATGTAAGCGGTATGCTACAATGGAAACAATTTCAGAAACATACCGGCGAAGATTTAAATAAAATTACGAACAAAAAAGTGCCACTTTCGGCCTATCTAGGTATTCTTGGACTTACCGGTTTAACGGCTTACCTGGCCTTAAAAAATATTGGGAAATTAAAAGAAGGGGAAACTTTACTGGTTTCTGGAGCGGCAGGTGCCGTTGGCAGTGTTGTGGGACAGATTGGAAAAATTAAAGGTTGCCGCGTGGTGGGAATCGCGGGCACCGATGAAAAAATAGACCATATAAAATCTGATTTTGGTTTTGATGCGGGTATCAATTACAAAACTACTGAAGATATGGCTAAAGCTATTAAAGAACATTGTCCCGATGGTGTAGATGTTTATTTTGATAATGTTGGAGGAGAAATCTTAGATGCAGCGATGCAAAACATTAATGATTTTGCCAGAATCATTAATTGCGGAGCCATTTCTATATACAATAAAGAGGAAGTTCCAAAAGGAATGCGTTTAGAAGGTATTATGGTAAAAAAACGTGCATTAATGCAGGGATTCATTGTAAGGGATCATGCTGATGAATTTCAGGAAGCCATTAAACAATTAGGAAGCTGGTTGGCAGATGACAAGCTGAAGTTTGATGAAACCAGGCGAGAAGGGTTTGAAAATGTACCAAAAGCTTTTATCGAAATTTTTGAGGGAAAAAATACCGGTAAAATGCTGGTAGAAGTTTAA